A genomic stretch from Suncus etruscus isolate mSunEtr1 chromosome 17, mSunEtr1.pri.cur, whole genome shotgun sequence includes:
- the KCNIP2 gene encoding Kv channel-interacting protein 2 isoform X1 — protein MRGQGRKESLSDSRDLDGSYDQLTGHPPGPTKKALKQRFLKLLPCCGPQALPSVSETLAAPASLRPHRPRPLDPDSVEDEFELSTVCHRPEGLEQLQEQTKFTRKELQVLYRGFKNECPSGIVNEENFKQIYSQFFPQGDSSTYATFLFNAFDTDHDGSVSFEDFVAGLSVILRGTTDDRLNWAFNLYDLNKDGCITKEEMLDIMKSIYDMMGKYTYPVLREEAPREHVESFFQKMDRNKDGVVTIEEFIESCQKDENIMRSMQLFDNVI, from the exons GCCACCCTCCAGGGCCCACTAAAAAAGCGCTGAAGCAGCGGTTCCTCAAGCTGCTGCCTTGCTGCGGGCCCCAAGCCCTGCCCTCAGTCAGTGAAA CATTAGCCGCCCCAGCCTCCCTCCGCCCCCACAGACCCCGCCCGCTGGACCCAG ATAGCGTGGAGGATGAGTTTGAACTGTCTACCGTGTGTCACCggccagaggggctggagcagcttCAAGAGCAAACCAAGTTCACACGCAAGGAGTTGCAGGTTCTGTACAGGGGCTTCAAGAAC GAGTGTCCCAGCGGAATTGTCAACGAGGAAAACTTCAAGCAAATTTACTCCCAGTTCTTTCCTCAAGGAG ACTCCAGCACTTATGCCACTTTTCTCTTCAATGCCTTTGACACTGACCATGATGGCTCTGTCAGTTTTGAG GATTTTGTGGCTGGTTTGTCGGTGATTCTTCGGGGAACCACAGATGACAGGCTGAACTGGGCCTTTAACCTGTATGACCTCAACAAGGATGGCTGCATCACCAAGGAG GAAATGCTGGACATCATGAAGTCCATCTATGACATGATGGGCAAATACACGTACCCTGTGCTCCGGGAGGAGGCGCCAAGGGAACATGTGGAGAGCTTTTTCCAG AAGATGGACAGAAACAAGGATGGTGTAGTGACCATTGAGGAATTCATTGAGTCTTGTCAAAAG GACGAGAACATCATGAGGTCCATGCAGCTCTTTGACAATGTCATCTAG
- the KCNIP2 gene encoding Kv channel-interacting protein 2 isoform X4, with amino-acid sequence MSLEGLEMVAVLVVLALFVKVLEQFGLFEPVSLEDSVEDEFELSTVCHRPEGLEQLQEQTKFTRKELQVLYRGFKNECPSGIVNEENFKQIYSQFFPQGDSSTYATFLFNAFDTDHDGSVSFEDFVAGLSVILRGTTDDRLNWAFNLYDLNKDGCITKEEMLDIMKSIYDMMGKYTYPVLREEAPREHVESFFQKMDRNKDGVVTIEEFIESCQKDENIMRSMQLFDNVI; translated from the exons ATGagcctggaggggctggagatggTCGCTGTGCTCGTGGTCCTCGCCCTGTTTGTGAAGGTCCTGGAGCAGTTTGGCCTCTTTGAGCCTGTCTCCTTGGAAG ATAGCGTGGAGGATGAGTTTGAACTGTCTACCGTGTGTCACCggccagaggggctggagcagcttCAAGAGCAAACCAAGTTCACACGCAAGGAGTTGCAGGTTCTGTACAGGGGCTTCAAGAAC GAGTGTCCCAGCGGAATTGTCAACGAGGAAAACTTCAAGCAAATTTACTCCCAGTTCTTTCCTCAAGGAG ACTCCAGCACTTATGCCACTTTTCTCTTCAATGCCTTTGACACTGACCATGATGGCTCTGTCAGTTTTGAG GATTTTGTGGCTGGTTTGTCGGTGATTCTTCGGGGAACCACAGATGACAGGCTGAACTGGGCCTTTAACCTGTATGACCTCAACAAGGATGGCTGCATCACCAAGGAG GAAATGCTGGACATCATGAAGTCCATCTATGACATGATGGGCAAATACACGTACCCTGTGCTCCGGGAGGAGGCGCCAAGGGAACATGTGGAGAGCTTTTTCCAG AAGATGGACAGAAACAAGGATGGTGTAGTGACCATTGAGGAATTCATTGAGTCTTGTCAAAAG GACGAGAACATCATGAGGTCCATGCAGCTCTTTGACAATGTCATCTAG
- the KCNIP2 gene encoding Kv channel-interacting protein 2 isoform X5: MSRCPRRCPSPLGQAARSLYQLVTGSLSPDSVEDEFELSTVCHRPEGLEQLQEQTKFTRKELQVLYRGFKNECPSGIVNEENFKQIYSQFFPQGDSSTYATFLFNAFDTDHDGSVSFEDFVAGLSVILRGTTDDRLNWAFNLYDLNKDGCITKEEMLDIMKSIYDMMGKYTYPVLREEAPREHVESFFQKMDRNKDGVVTIEEFIESCQKDENIMRSMQLFDNVI, encoded by the exons ATGAGCCGCTGCCCGCGCAGGTGCCCGAGCCCACTGGGCCAGGCAGCACGATCCCTCTACCAGCTGGTGACTGGGTCGCTGTCCCCAG ATAGCGTGGAGGATGAGTTTGAACTGTCTACCGTGTGTCACCggccagaggggctggagcagcttCAAGAGCAAACCAAGTTCACACGCAAGGAGTTGCAGGTTCTGTACAGGGGCTTCAAGAAC GAGTGTCCCAGCGGAATTGTCAACGAGGAAAACTTCAAGCAAATTTACTCCCAGTTCTTTCCTCAAGGAG ACTCCAGCACTTATGCCACTTTTCTCTTCAATGCCTTTGACACTGACCATGATGGCTCTGTCAGTTTTGAG GATTTTGTGGCTGGTTTGTCGGTGATTCTTCGGGGAACCACAGATGACAGGCTGAACTGGGCCTTTAACCTGTATGACCTCAACAAGGATGGCTGCATCACCAAGGAG GAAATGCTGGACATCATGAAGTCCATCTATGACATGATGGGCAAATACACGTACCCTGTGCTCCGGGAGGAGGCGCCAAGGGAACATGTGGAGAGCTTTTTCCAG AAGATGGACAGAAACAAGGATGGTGTAGTGACCATTGAGGAATTCATTGAGTCTTGTCAAAAG GACGAGAACATCATGAGGTCCATGCAGCTCTTTGACAATGTCATCTAG
- the KCNIP2 gene encoding Kv channel-interacting protein 2 isoform X3 has translation MRGQGRKESLSDSRDLDGSYDQLTGHPPGPTKKALKQRFLKLLPCCGPQALPSVSEMGRAWSSACFLGDSSLPSALAAPASLRPHRPRPLDPDSVEDEFELSTVCHRPEGLEQLQEQTKFTRKELQVLYRGFKNECPSGIVNEENFKQIYSQFFPQGDSSTYATFLFNAFDTDHDGSVSFEDFVAGLSVILRGTTDDRLNWAFNLYDLNKDGCITKEEMLDIMKSIYDMMGKYTYPVLREEAPREHVESFFQKMDRNKDGVVTIEEFIESCQKDENIMRSMQLFDNVI, from the exons GCCACCCTCCAGGGCCCACTAAAAAAGCGCTGAAGCAGCGGTTCCTCAAGCTGCTGCCTTGCTGCGGGCCCCAAGCCCTGCCCTCAGTCAGTGAAA TGGGTCGG GCCTGGTCCTCGGCTTGCTTTCTCGGTGACAGTTCCCTCCCTTCAGCATTAGCCGCCCCAGCCTCCCTCCGCCCCCACAGACCCCGCCCGCTGGACCCAG ATAGCGTGGAGGATGAGTTTGAACTGTCTACCGTGTGTCACCggccagaggggctggagcagcttCAAGAGCAAACCAAGTTCACACGCAAGGAGTTGCAGGTTCTGTACAGGGGCTTCAAGAAC GAGTGTCCCAGCGGAATTGTCAACGAGGAAAACTTCAAGCAAATTTACTCCCAGTTCTTTCCTCAAGGAG ACTCCAGCACTTATGCCACTTTTCTCTTCAATGCCTTTGACACTGACCATGATGGCTCTGTCAGTTTTGAG GATTTTGTGGCTGGTTTGTCGGTGATTCTTCGGGGAACCACAGATGACAGGCTGAACTGGGCCTTTAACCTGTATGACCTCAACAAGGATGGCTGCATCACCAAGGAG GAAATGCTGGACATCATGAAGTCCATCTATGACATGATGGGCAAATACACGTACCCTGTGCTCCGGGAGGAGGCGCCAAGGGAACATGTGGAGAGCTTTTTCCAG AAGATGGACAGAAACAAGGATGGTGTAGTGACCATTGAGGAATTCATTGAGTCTTGTCAAAAG GACGAGAACATCATGAGGTCCATGCAGCTCTTTGACAATGTCATCTAG